Part of the Janibacter alkaliphilus genome is shown below.
ACCGGGTGCGCGGTGCTGGCTGCGCTGACCGAGGTGCGCGGTGCTGGCTGCGCTGACCGAGGCGCAGGGTCACGCAGGGCCCTGACGCAACGCGTCGGCGCTTTTCACCCCTTCGGGGGGATCGGCGGGGGTCGGCTGCTTCCTAGGGTCGAAGGGGTCCGCCGACCACGGGCCTGAAGAGGTCCCTGATGCTCGCCCGTCGACGCCACCGACGTGCCCCCCTGCTGACGTACGTGGTGGACCCCTACTCGGCCGTCGCCCGTGACTGGGTGCCGGCCGTGCGCGAGCTGGCGCTGGTGGTCGGCGATCACCTGCCGATCGAGGTCGTCTGCACCGGGGACCGGTCGTCGCTGCGGGAGGACTCCGTCGCCGCGGGCGCCGGGGTGCACGCCCTGCTGGCCACCGAGCGGCTGCACCCGGTGACGGTCGTCGAGGACGTGCTGCGCGCTTTCGCCGACCACGGTGCGGACATCGCCGACCCGAGCACCATCGCCGAGCTGGCGGCCGCCCGACGGCTGGACCGGGACGCGGTCAAGCTCGTCGCCGCCTCGGACGACGCCCGGGCGATGGCCCGGGAGGACCGCGAGCTCGCGCGGGGCCTGGGCGACCCGTCCGGGGCCAGCCTGCTCTACGCCGCCGGGGACCACCTGCACCGCCTGCCCGGCCCGGGCAGCACCCCCCGCGAGCTCGTCTCCGCCTGGCGCACCCTCGCCCCCATATCCACAACCCCCTAGGCAGCTGCATTCGCTCACCCTGCAAGCGCAGCGGCTGGGACGAAGGTGAGCGGCTGTCGCCTGGTCAGGGTCGAGAGGTCGCCATCCGGGCCGGAGTCGGTCGAGAGCCGGGCCCGGCTGGGCGAGGTCTTGGGCTGGGCCGGGTTGGGGAGCGCGGACGGGCGGGAGCTGGGCAGGATCGCGGGCCGGACGAGGGCTGGGCAGGGTCGCGGGCCGGACGAGGGCTGGGCAGGACGGCGGGTCGGCTGCCTCGTGACGCTAGGCTCGCCGCATGCCGCGCCCGCACCTCGCCGCGATCCTCGAGGACGCCTGGCGCGCCCAGCTCATGGGCATGATGCGCCGCCGCGGGTGGGGCACCCGCGTCCTCGCCTTCACCGGCTACGGGGTGGCCGCCAGCACCGACCAGACCAGCGCCGACGAGACCCTGCCCGCCTCCCGGCGCGGCGGCTCGCTGCGCGTCCTCGGCCGGGTGCTCATGACCCGCCGCCCGTATGCCCCCGCGGCCGCCGACGCCAACGCCACCTGGGTCGAGCTGCGCAACGCCGACCACGAACGCCGCGGCTGGCGGGCCTTCTTCGGCACCCCGGCGATGGGCGAGCCGGTGACCGTCGTCCTCGGCGACCGGGAGATCCGCACCCGTGCCGACCGCACCGGGCTGCTCGACCTGACCATCGGCGACCACGGACTCGAGCCCGGCTGGCACCAGGTGCGGCTGCTCTCCCCGCGGGCCGCCGAGACCACCGCCACGGTCCGGGTGGTCGACCCCGCCGAGACCGTCGGCATCGTCAGCGACATCGACGACACGGTGATCACGACGACCATGCCGCGCCCGATGATCGCCGCGTGGAACACCTTCTTCCGCCACGAGGGCACCCGCCGCGCGGTGCCGGGGATGGCCACGATGTACCGCGAGCTGCTCGAGGCGCACCCTGGCGCCCCCATCGTCTACGTCTCCACCGGTGCGTGGAACGCCGTCCCGCAGCTCACCCGCTTCCTCAAGCGCGCCGGATACCCCGTCGGGCCGCTGCTCATGACGGACTGGGGCGCGACGAACACCGGCTGGTTCCGGTCCGGGCAGGACCACAAGCGGGCCTGCCTGCACCGGCTGGCGCGCGAGATGCCGCAGGTGCGCTGGATCCTCGTCGGTGACGACGGGCAGCACGACCCGACGCTCTACGGCGAGTTCGCCGAGCAGCGCCCGGACCGGGTGCGGGTCATCGCGATCCGGATGCTCTCGGCGGCCCAGCAGATGCTCTCCCACTTCACCCCGGTCGCGACGAACGACTTCGAGCAGCACGTCGGCGTCGAGCTGCCGGTCTGCCGCGCCGGGGACGGGTACGCGCTGCTCGACCAGATGCGCGAGGCCCTCGGCGAGGACCTGGGCGCCGCCGCGGCCGGGGAGTCGGCGGGGTCCGGGCGGGAGCCGACGGGAGCGGTTCGCGAGTCGACGGGCGCGGGAGCACGCGGTGCCTGAGCTGCCCGAGGTGCAGGCGCTCGTCGACTTCCTCGACGAGCGGATGGCCGGTCAGGCCGTCGGGTCCCTGGAGCTCGCGAGCTTCACCGTGCTCAAGACGGTCGACCCGCCGCCGCAGGCGCTCGCCGGCGCCCCGGTCGACGCGGTCCGCCGCCACGGCAAGTGGCTCGACATCGACTGCGACGGAACGCATCTCGTGCTGCACCTCGCGCGCGCGGGCTGGATCCGCTGGTCCGACTCCCTGCCGAGCACCCCGGTCCGCCCCGGAAAGGGACCGGTCGCGCTGCGCCTCCGGCTGGCCGACGGGGCCGGCTTCGACCTCACCGAGGCCGGCACGAAGAAGTCGGTCGCCGCCTACCTCGTCCGCGACGTCACCGAGGTGCCGCGCATCGCGACGCTCGGGCCCGACCCGCTGGCCGAGGACTTCACCCGGGAGGCGCTGGCCGGCATCCTCGCCGGCCGCCGGACCCAGGTGAAGGGGGTGCTGCGGGACCAGTCGATCATCGCCGGCATCGGCAACGCCTACTCGGACGAGATCCTGCACGTGGCGCGGCTGTCCCCCTTCGCCCTGGCCGGGGGGCTGGACGACGAGGCGGTCGACCGGTTGCACTCGGCGATCCGCTCGACCCTCGTCGACGCGGTGGCGGCCTCGGCCGGCAAGCCGGCGAAGGAGCTCAAGGACGCCAAGCGCTCCGGGATGCGGGTGCACGGTCGCACCGGCGAGGCGTGCACGGTGTGCGGTGACGTGGTGCGCGAGGTGAGCTTCGCCGACTCGTCGCTGCAGTACTGCGCCACCTGCCAGACCGACGGCAAGCCCCTGGCGGACCGGCGCACCAGCAGGTTCCTCAAGTAGGTCGGTCGGCGCGGTGCCGACCGTGGCCCTGCTGGTGACGCCGACCCTGCCCGCGACCTTGCAAGACCCTGCCCGCGCCCCCGCGGAAGACCCTGTTCTGCCCGTCATCCTGCCTGCGACCCTGCCCCCGCCTGTCACCCTGCGGGAGACCCTGCCGACGCCCCGCCGTGGCGCGGGTAGTCCGTGTAGCCGCCCGGCCCCGGGGTGTAGAGCCGGGCCTCGTCGAGAGGGTTCCACGGCAGGTCGTGGCGGAGCCGGTCGACGAGGTCGGGGTTGCGCAGGAAGCCACGACCGAAGGAGACCGCGTCCGCGTGACCGGCGGCGAGCACCCGCTTGGCGCTCGCCCGGGTCGTCGCCTCCCGGTTCTCCCCGACGTTGGCGACGAGGGTGCCCCGCCAGCGCGGCCGCAGGTCGGCCAGCGCGGGGTAGCGGTCGTCGTCGGTGAGGTGCAGGTAGGCCAGCCCGTGCCGGTCGAGCTCGCCGAGCAGCGCCCGGTAGAGAGGGGCCGGGTCGCGCTCGACCATCCCGAACTGCGGGTTGCCCGGGGAGAGCCGCACGCCGACCCGGTGGGCGCCGACGGCCTCGACCAGGGCCTCGACGAGCTCGACGGCCAGCCGCATCCGACCGACGGTCGAGCCGCCGTATCCGTCGCGCCGCAGGTTCGTCCCGTCGGCGAGGAACTGGTGGGTGAGGTAGCTGTTCGCGCCGTGCAGCTCGACCCCGTCGAAGCCGGCGTCGATCGCCCGTCGGGCCGCCGCCGCGTGGTCTCGGACCACCCGGTCGATGTCGCCGGTGCTCAGCTCGGCCGGGACGGGGGATGGCGCGGTCGTCCCGTCCGGCAGGTGCACGTGCTCGGGGTCGGCGACCGGCGAGGCGCCCGCGGGCAGGCTCCCGTCCGCGCGGGCGTCGGGGTGCCCCTTCCGCCCGCCGTGCATGAGCTGGGCGACGATCCGGCCGCCCGCGGCATGGACCGCGTTGGTGACCGAGCGCCAGCCGGCGGCGTGCCGCTCGGTCTGCAGGCCGGGCACCCGCCACTCGCTCTGGCCGTCGCTGCTGGGCCAGATCCCTTCGGTGACGATGAGTCCGGCGTCGGCCCGCTGGCGGTAGTACTCGGTCATCTCCGGGGTCGGGGTGCCGTCGGTCTCGGCGCGCAGCCGGGTCATCGGGGCCATGACGATCCGGCTGGGCAGACGGAGCGCGCCGGCGGTGACGGGGGTGAAGAGGGTCGTGTCGCTCATGGCGTGACCGTAGGATCTGACATGGATGTGAGGTTCAACCCGTGGGGTCCGACCCGTGGGGGCAACCCGTGGGGTCCGACCTCGTGAGGTTCAGCCCGTGAGGTCCGTCCTGAGGTGAGGGCCCGACGTGAGGTCCAGACGTGAGGCCCAGACCTTAGGCCGGCGAAGGGAGGTCAGCCCGGTGAAGATCGGTGAGCTGTCGCGACGCACCGGGGTGAGCGTGCGCTCGCTGCGCTACTACGAGGAGCAGGGGCTGCTCGTCGCGGACCGCACGCCCGGCGGGCACCGGACCTATCCGGAGACGGCGGTGGACCGGGTCGTCCGGATCCAGGAGCTCTACGCCGCCGGGCTGTCCTCACGGGTCGTCGGCGAGCTGCTGCCGTGCATGCGGGACCACGACGGCGGGCCCTCGACCGAGGCGACGCCCTGGCTCGTCGACGAGCTCACCCGCCAGCGAGGTCTGCTCGACCGGACGATCGGTGACCTCGAGCGGAGCCGGGAGGTCCTCGACGAGGTCATCGAGGCCGCCGCGGGTGACTGACCGCCGGGGGTGACTCACCGCCGCCGGTGACTGACCTCGCCGCGGACAACGTCACAGTCACCCCCCTTCGGCGCTGACCTCGCTGCGGGCACCGGCACCGCCATCCCCTTCGGCGCTGACCCGGCACGGGCCCCAGGGCAGTCGATCGCGAGCCCGTGGACCTTGATCTCTTGCTCCGCCCCGCGCGACCAGCCTGGCGAGAACCTCTCGTTCCCCCGAGAAGCCTTCTCGGGGGAACGAGCCTTTATCGGGTAACCCGATAAAGGGGAGGTGGGTGAGGTTCACCGGGGGGAGAGGGTGGCCTCGCCCACGTCGACGCCGACGTCCACGACGTTCTCGGCCTGCGGGTCGTCGCCGAGGGTGTTGGTCAGCGACCCGGTCTCCGTGCCGGCGGTCACCCGGTAGTCGGCCTCGCCGGGCAGGGTGACCGAGGCGTCGCCGACGTCGGTGCGCACCGTGGTGCGTCGGGGCGGCTCGGCCGCGTCGACGGTGGCGCTGCCGACACCGACCTGCACCGAGATCTCCTCGGAGGTCGCCTCCAGCACCTCCACCTCGCCGACCTCGAGGTCGACGTCGAGGTCTCCGCTGATCTCGCTGGCCCGTACGGAGCCGACGTCGCCGCGGAGCTCGATCTGCGTGCCGGCCGGCACGGCGATCTGCCAGTCGGTGTTGCACTTCCCGAAGGTAGGACCGTCGCAGCTGCCGCGCAGGGTGGTCGTGCCGTCGGTGCTGCTCGTGGAGACCTCGGGCCGCTGCAGCCCCCAGGTCTCGGTGACCTGGACCTCCGGCTCGGCGCCGACCTCGGCCTCGCGGACGACGACCTCGCCGACCGAGTTGTCGACGACCAGCCGGGTCATCTCGGCCGGCACCTCGAGGGGTCGGCTCTCGGAGCGTTCCAGCGCGGAGCCCAGCAGGCTGATCGACCCGCCGAGGGCGAGCACCAGCGTGATGATTCCGGCCACGGTGCGGATGAGTGCGGTCATGGGTCAGTCCTCCTGCTCGAGCCAGCGGAGCACGGCCAGCACCCGACGGTGGTCACCCTCGGTCGGGGGCAGGTCGAGCTTGGTGAAGATGGAGCTCACGTGCTTCTCCACGGCCCCGTCGGAGACGTAGAGGGTCTGGGCGATGGCGCCGTTGGTGCGTCCCTGGGCCATGAGGTCGAGCACCTCGCGCTCGCGGGGAGACAGGCTGGCCAGCGGGTCGGAGTGCCGCGCCCGGGTCAGCAGCTGGGTGACCACCTCGGGGTCGAGGACGGTCCCGCCGCCGTGCACCTCGCGCAGCGCGGCGAGGAAGTCGTTGGTGTCGGCGACCCGGTCCTTGAGCAGGTAGCCGACCCCCGTGCTGCGCGAGGCGACGAGCTCGGTGGCGTACTGCTCCTCGACGTACTGGCTGAGCACCATCACCGCGGTCTCCGGGTGCTGCTCGCGCACGACGAGCGCGGCCCGGATGCCCTCGGAGGTGAAGGTGGGCGGCATCCGCACGTCGACGACGACGAGGTCGGGCTCGTGCTCGGCCACCGACCGCAGGAAGGTCTCCGCGTCGGGGCAGGCGTCCGCCACCGTGAAGCCGGCGGACCCGAGGAGCCGGACCAGCCCGTCGCGCAGCAGCACGGAGTCCTCGGCGATGACCACGGTCGGGTCCTGGGTCTGGGTCTGGGGCGTGGAGGTGGTCATCACTGGCTCCGTCCGGGTCGCAGGTAACGGGTGGCGAGGGGGTCGTTCGGCTCGGGTCGGGAGCCGGCCAGCAACGGCTGGGTGGCTCCGGGCGTGGCCGGCCCGGGGGGTCCGAAGGGGGGAGCGCCGCCCGCTTCGCCGGACCGGGGTCCGGTGCCGGCCGGGGCCTCAGGCCGCGCTCCGGTCGGAGGCTGCGACCCGGTCGGAGGCTGCGACCCGGCCGGAGCCTGCGGTCCGCGGGGGCCGGGGCGTCGGGTCTCGTTCTCGCGCAGCGGGAGCCGGGCCGCGAGCGTGGTGGGTCCGCCCTCGGGGGAGGAGACCCGCAGGTCGCCGTCGATGGAGCCCACCCGCTGACGCAGCCCGGTGAGCCCGGTGCCGAGCATCGGGTCGGCGCCGCCGCGGCCGTCGTCGGTGACGGTCACCGCCAGCTGCTGGCCGCGCGGACCGCGGGTGACCCCGACGTCCACGGTGGCCCGGTCGGCCCCGGAGTGCTTGGCGACGTTGGTCAGCGCCTCGCTGACGACGAAGTAGGCGATCGCCTCGACCGTCGGGTCGACCCGGCCGACGTCGCGGACGTCGACGTCCACCGGCACCGGGGAGCGGGCGGCCAGCGCCGACAGCGCCGCGTCCAGGCCCCGGTCGGAGAGCACCGGCGGGACGATGCCGCGAGCCACGTGACGCATCTCGACGATCGCCTCCTTCGCCGAGGTGTGCGCCTCGTCGACGAGCTCGGCCGCGGTGTCCGGGTCGGTGCGGATCGCCTCCTTCGCCATGCCGAGGCTCATCGCGATCGCCACCAGGCGCTGCTGCGGCCCGTCGTGCAGGTCGCGCTCGATCCGGCGGCGCTCGGCCTCGACCGAGTCGACGGTCTCGGCGCGGCTCTCGGTGAGGGTGTCCACCCGGGCGGCGAGCTCGCGCACCTGCTGGGCCTCGCTGCGGCCCAGCAGCCACCGGGCGAGGGTGACGTCGACCATCGTGGTCACCGCGGCCAGCGCCGGGAGCGCGAGCAGCGTGATCAGCGCCAGCAGCCACAGGGTGATCAGGGCGGGTGCGCCGTCGACGGTGAACGCCCACAGCAGGGTGATCCCGTCGTCCGGGATGTTCCCGGCGTAGAGCGGCATGGCGAGGATGAGCAGGCAGTGCGCCAGGACCGCGAGCGCGACCGCGCCGGTGGCCGCGCCCCAGAAGGTGTGCAGCACGAGGTAGCCTACGGACTTCCAGCTGTGCGCGTCGAGGAAGAGCCGCTTCCACAGCGGCTGGCCCGCCTGGCTGGCCGGCGGGTGGATCGTCTGGCCGGTCAGCGCGGCGACCCGGTGGCGCTCGGCGTGCCCGAGGACGCCGCACAGCCACAGCGTCGGCACGAGCATGACGATGCCGATGCCGGCGGCCGGGATGGACGAGATCGAGGCGACGACCAGCGACCAGCCGACGACGGCGATCGCCGCGGTGAAGATGCTCGTGACCAGCAGCGTCAGGCTGCACCAGCCGAGCAGCCACCGGGTCACCAGCGAACGGCTGGGCCGCGCGTCGGCGTCCTGCCCGGCGGCTGGTCCGGTGCGCGGCTCAGCGGCGCCTGTCTGGGGAAGGACCTGTGTGCTCATGGCTCAACCGTAGGGAGCGGCGGTGCCGACCGGCAGCACGGCGAGCACCCGAGCCGAAGGGGGGATATCCCCACCCGCGGATGTGCCGGCCGACCCCGCCTCCGCCCCTACGACGCGGGCTACCACGCAGGAAGTGTCGTGATCGCAGCACTTCCTGCGTGGTAGCCCGGTGGGTAGGTGGGTGCTCGGGGTCGGCGGAGGCGTCGCGTCGGCGGATCTGGGGACTGCGGACCGGCGAGCGGCACCGTTAGCGTCGCGGAGCGACAACATCGGGGCGAAGGGGGAGCCGTCATGAGCAGGGTCGGCAGGGGTGGTCCCGGCGGAGGACGGACCATGGCGGCGGCCACGGCCGTGCTGCTGCTCGTCGGCTGCGCGGGCGAACCCGAGCAGGAGGCAGCATCGTCGGCGCAGGCGGCCTCGTCGCCGGCCTCGGCCTCGACCGGGCCGTCCGAGACGTCGCCGTCCACCTCGTCGAGCAGCAGGCGGACGACCACGACGACGGTCACCGCGACGCCGGGGGCGGAGGGCCCGACGGTGTCGGAACCTTCCTCCTCGACGTCGTCGGCGAGCACGTCGCTCTCGGCGCCCGACGACCCGGCGCCCGACGACCCGGCGGCAGCCGAGAGCGCGTCGACCGGGAGCGGGGACGTACCCACCCTCGGCCTTCCGGACATGGGCGGTGACATCTACGGGACGGACGGCTTCGGGGTGGCCCGTCCGTCGACGGTCTACTACGGCGGCACCTCCTCGGGCATGGTGCAGGAGATCACGTGGTCGACCTGGGGCGGCGAGACGGCGTCGGGGACCGGCACCGGCTTCTACACCGCGCCCGGCGACATCGGCGCAGAGTCCACGGCCGAGACCGCGGAGATCCTCGCCTACGACCTGACGACGTGCGACGGGCAGCCGGCCTACCGGCACGTCGTCTGGTGGTTCCCCGACCAGGGCCAGACGTACGAGAGCGTCATGGCCCAGCGCGGCGGCGACGACGGGTACGACCTCTGCGACGCGTGACCGCGGGTCGTGCGGCGGGTCGAGCGAGCGGGGTCGCGTCAGCGGGTGGAGCGAGCGGGGGGTCGCGTCGTCTGATCGCGTCAGCGCCGTCGTGTCGGCAGCGTGAGTCGGCGGGTGCCTGCTCAGGCGTAGCGCCGGGCGATCTGCACGGCCTGGCTGACGTAGCCGCCGCCGAAGAGCACCGCGTGCAGCATCACCGGGTGCAGCTGGTGCAGGCCGACCCGCTCGGGCCAGCCGTCGGCCAGCGGCGCGGCCTCGTCGTAGGCGCCGATGATCCGGGCGGTGTGCGGCCCCTGGAAGAGCAGCAGCATGGCCAGGTCGGTCTCGGCGTGCCCGCCGTGCGCCGCCGGGTCGATGAGCACCGCCCCGTCGCGGGTCCACAGCACGTTGCCGGACCACAGGTCGCCGTGGATCCGGGCCGGCGGGCGCCCGTCGTCGTGCTCG
Proteins encoded:
- a CDS encoding App1 family protein — encoded protein: MPRPHLAAILEDAWRAQLMGMMRRRGWGTRVLAFTGYGVAASTDQTSADETLPASRRGGSLRVLGRVLMTRRPYAPAAADANATWVELRNADHERRGWRAFFGTPAMGEPVTVVLGDREIRTRADRTGLLDLTIGDHGLEPGWHQVRLLSPRAAETTATVRVVDPAETVGIVSDIDDTVITTTMPRPMIAAWNTFFRHEGTRRAVPGMATMYRELLEAHPGAPIVYVSTGAWNAVPQLTRFLKRAGYPVGPLLMTDWGATNTGWFRSGQDHKRACLHRLAREMPQVRWILVGDDGQHDPTLYGEFAEQRPDRVRVIAIRMLSAAQQMLSHFTPVATNDFEQHVGVELPVCRAGDGYALLDQMREALGEDLGAAAAGESAGSGREPTGAVRESTGAGARGA
- a CDS encoding MerR family transcriptional regulator is translated as MKIGELSRRTGVSVRSLRYYEEQGLLVADRTPGGHRTYPETAVDRVVRIQELYAAGLSSRVVGELLPCMRDHDGGPSTEATPWLVDELTRQRGLLDRTIGDLERSREVLDEVIEAAAGD
- a CDS encoding Fpg/Nei family DNA glycosylase yields the protein MPELPEVQALVDFLDERMAGQAVGSLELASFTVLKTVDPPPQALAGAPVDAVRRHGKWLDIDCDGTHLVLHLARAGWIRWSDSLPSTPVRPGKGPVALRLRLADGAGFDLTEAGTKKSVAAYLVRDVTEVPRIATLGPDPLAEDFTREALAGILAGRRTQVKGVLRDQSIIAGIGNAYSDEILHVARLSPFALAGGLDDEAVDRLHSAIRSTLVDAVAASAGKPAKELKDAKRSGMRVHGRTGEACTVCGDVVREVSFADSSLQYCATCQTDGKPLADRRTSRFLK
- a CDS encoding sensor histidine kinase — its product is MSTQVLPQTGAAEPRTGPAAGQDADARPSRSLVTRWLLGWCSLTLLVTSIFTAAIAVVGWSLVVASISSIPAAGIGIVMLVPTLWLCGVLGHAERHRVAALTGQTIHPPASQAGQPLWKRLFLDAHSWKSVGYLVLHTFWGAATGAVALAVLAHCLLILAMPLYAGNIPDDGITLLWAFTVDGAPALITLWLLALITLLALPALAAVTTMVDVTLARWLLGRSEAQQVRELAARVDTLTESRAETVDSVEAERRRIERDLHDGPQQRLVAIAMSLGMAKEAIRTDPDTAAELVDEAHTSAKEAIVEMRHVARGIVPPVLSDRGLDAALSALAARSPVPVDVDVRDVGRVDPTVEAIAYFVVSEALTNVAKHSGADRATVDVGVTRGPRGQQLAVTVTDDGRGGADPMLGTGLTGLRQRVGSIDGDLRVSSPEGGPTTLAARLPLRENETRRPGPRGPQAPAGSQPPTGSQPPTGARPEAPAGTGPRSGEAGGAPPFGPPGPATPGATQPLLAGSRPEPNDPLATRYLRPGRSQ
- a CDS encoding DUF4097 family beta strand repeat-containing protein gives rise to the protein MTALIRTVAGIITLVLALGGSISLLGSALERSESRPLEVPAEMTRLVVDNSVGEVVVREAEVGAEPEVQVTETWGLQRPEVSTSSTDGTTTLRGSCDGPTFGKCNTDWQIAVPAGTQIELRGDVGSVRASEISGDLDVDLEVGEVEVLEATSEEISVQVGVGSATVDAAEPPRRTTVRTDVGDASVTLPGEADYRVTAGTETGSLTNTLGDDPQAENVVDVGVDVGEATLSPR
- a CDS encoding response regulator, with the translated sequence MTTSTPQTQTQDPTVVIAEDSVLLRDGLVRLLGSAGFTVADACPDAETFLRSVAEHEPDLVVVDVRMPPTFTSEGIRAALVVREQHPETAVMVLSQYVEEQYATELVASRSTGVGYLLKDRVADTNDFLAALREVHGGGTVLDPEVVTQLLTRARHSDPLASLSPREREVLDLMAQGRTNGAIAQTLYVSDGAVEKHVSSIFTKLDLPPTEGDHRRVLAVLRWLEQED
- a CDS encoding alkene reductase; the encoded protein is MSDTTLFTPVTAGALRLPSRIVMAPMTRLRAETDGTPTPEMTEYYRQRADAGLIVTEGIWPSSDGQSEWRVPGLQTERHAAGWRSVTNAVHAAGGRIVAQLMHGGRKGHPDARADGSLPAGASPVADPEHVHLPDGTTAPSPVPAELSTGDIDRVVRDHAAAARRAIDAGFDGVELHGANSYLTHQFLADGTNLRRDGYGGSTVGRMRLAVELVEALVEAVGAHRVGVRLSPGNPQFGMVERDPAPLYRALLGELDRHGLAYLHLTDDDRYPALADLRPRWRGTLVANVGENREATTRASAKRVLAAGHADAVSFGRGFLRNPDLVDRLRHDLPWNPLDEARLYTPGPGGYTDYPRHGGASAGSPAG